One window of Mangrovibacterium diazotrophicum genomic DNA carries:
- a CDS encoding glycosyltransferase, with product MITLIDSFRHGEEHAPFNAAFIEVISECFKTEEIKIFSQKDHLSAIENIQKQNKANESNRSYCEVKGIDSKTGTSSLFLSYFIATIQDLKLLLKSRSKSFFFTTVNPLSLPFVKLLTILSKKKVCVVIHGELEYLNRENERSLKLQTRLLRKWYRFFFWKFLSKNFYYILLGTSIKANLESLAPAHFAKANFLTIDHPYFYNNRENTLSFSNPVRLGTVGHAAVVKGSHKIFELAKLKEKEILANSFELKIIGHVSPGMREFQNNLVETPENKEFLSRNEYEQKIMALHYIIFFYPSSMYEYIASGAFFDAIKFEKPIIALRNSFFESYFEKYGNLGFLAKNLTEISDYLQKVDSTIYNEQLSNLKKAKQDLSIKKISERFKTQLENSF from the coding sequence ATGATTACATTAATCGATTCCTTTCGACACGGCGAAGAGCATGCTCCCTTTAATGCTGCATTTATTGAGGTCATCTCTGAATGCTTTAAAACCGAAGAAATTAAGATCTTTTCCCAGAAAGACCACCTTTCGGCAATCGAAAATATCCAAAAACAGAACAAAGCTAACGAATCAAACAGAAGCTATTGTGAGGTGAAAGGGATAGACAGTAAAACAGGTACATCCAGTCTATTCTTATCATATTTCATTGCAACAATTCAGGATCTGAAACTACTACTAAAGAGTCGCTCTAAAAGCTTCTTCTTCACTACAGTAAATCCGCTGTCATTACCTTTCGTCAAACTATTGACTATTCTTTCCAAGAAAAAAGTATGTGTTGTAATTCATGGAGAATTAGAGTATTTAAATCGTGAAAATGAAAGATCTTTGAAACTCCAAACTCGTTTATTACGCAAATGGTATCGTTTTTTTTTCTGGAAATTCTTGTCGAAAAATTTCTATTACATTTTATTGGGAACCAGCATTAAGGCTAATTTAGAATCACTGGCTCCTGCTCATTTTGCAAAAGCTAACTTTTTAACAATCGATCATCCATACTTTTACAACAATAGAGAGAATACCTTATCATTTTCCAACCCGGTAAGACTGGGAACAGTGGGGCATGCTGCTGTTGTTAAAGGATCGCACAAAATTTTTGAGTTGGCTAAACTAAAGGAGAAGGAAATACTCGCAAACAGCTTTGAATTAAAAATCATCGGACATGTTTCACCCGGCATGCGCGAATTTCAAAATAATCTGGTGGAGACACCCGAAAATAAAGAATTTCTGTCAAGGAACGAATATGAACAAAAAATAATGGCGCTTCACTACATTATTTTCTTCTATCCTTCGTCCATGTATGAATACATTGCCAGCGGTGCCTTTTTTGACGCTATAAAATTTGAAAAACCAATTATTGCCTTAAGAAATAGTTTCTTTGAAAGTTACTTCGAAAAGTATGGTAACCTTGGATTCCTGGCGAAAAACCTGACCGAGATTAGTGACTACCTTCAAAAGGTAGATTCAACCATTTACAACGAACAACTTAGCAATCTTAAAAAAGCGAAACAGGATTTATCCATCAAAAAAATATCTGAACGATTTAAAACTCAGCTGGAAAATAGTTTTTGA